In the genome of Massilibacillus massiliensis, one region contains:
- a CDS encoding ribulose-phosphate 3-epimerase, with product MRIDFPPLAVSASVSCMDLGFMKHDIERVEASETAFFHYDVVDGKFNHCYILGDAMFQYIKKHSNLPVEVHLGVVEPEPYIDVFAAYGADYIAVHYESLKDPWKVFEQIKAKGSVPVLAYRAETAPGEDFVELAEACAWVLKLTVNPGFAGQKIQPAAVEHIRQMHAMLQKKNSSVRIQADGNVNCQTVKMLKDAGATIFTGGTSGLFLKEQSVQENLKKLLAAATV from the coding sequence ATGCGTATTGACTTTCCGCCTTTAGCGGTATCTGCATCAGTTTCTTGTATGGATCTAGGGTTTATGAAACATGACATAGAAAGAGTGGAGGCATCAGAAACAGCTTTTTTTCATTACGATGTAGTGGATGGAAAATTCAATCACTGTTATATACTGGGAGATGCAATGTTTCAATATATAAAAAAACACAGCAATCTGCCGGTGGAGGTTCATCTGGGGGTTGTGGAACCGGAACCTTATATTGATGTATTTGCAGCTTATGGTGCAGATTATATTGCCGTACATTATGAGTCACTTAAAGATCCTTGGAAGGTTTTTGAACAGATTAAAGCAAAAGGATCAGTTCCGGTATTGGCTTATCGGGCAGAAACAGCACCGGGTGAAGATTTTGTAGAATTGGCTGAAGCCTGTGCATGGGTATTAAAGCTCACGGTAAATCCGGGCTTTGCCGGACAGAAAATTCAACCGGCAGCTGTAGAACATATTCGTCAAATGCATGCGATGCTGCAAAAGAAAAACAGCTCGGTGCGGATTCAGGCTGACGGCAATGTGAATTGCCAAACCGTAAAAATGTTGAAAGACGCAGGTGCAACGATTTTTACGGGCGGAACTTCCGGGCTCTTTTTAAAAGAGCAAAGTGTACAAGAAAATCTGAAAAAGCTACTTGCGGCGGCTACTGTGTGA
- the rpiB gene encoding ribose 5-phosphate isomerase B, with protein sequence MKPIIVIGSDHAGYAMKQFLIKNLEEEGYLIEDKGPFSGEAVDSGSYAVAVSEEVAAHAEEKKGILICGTGIGMSMMANKIKGIRASLVADLFSAKMTRAHNDANVLCLGARIISEYMAWEIAKIWLTTAPLGGKYAKRVQYMMEYEIKKDET encoded by the coding sequence TTGAAACCAATTATTGTTATTGGATCTGATCACGCTGGATATGCAATGAAACAGTTCCTCATAAAAAATTTGGAGGAAGAAGGTTACCTTATAGAAGATAAGGGACCCTTTAGTGGTGAGGCTGTTGATTCAGGCAGTTATGCCGTGGCTGTCAGCGAAGAAGTGGCAGCGCATGCTGAAGAAAAGAAGGGAATTTTGATTTGCGGGACAGGCATCGGCATGTCTATGATGGCGAATAAAATTAAAGGAATTCGGGCATCACTTGTAGCAGATCTTTTTTCTGCAAAGATGACACGGGCGCATAATGACGCAAACGTTCTTTGCTTAGGAGCACGTATTATTTCAGAGTATATGGCATGGGAAATTGCAAAAATATGGCTTACCACTGCACCTCTAGGAGGAAAATACGCGAAACGTGTGCAATATATGATGGAGTATGAAATCAAAAAGGATGAAACATAG
- a CDS encoding ribulose-phosphate 3-epimerase, with the protein MKSVGGIVVKRLLCPSMMCAKYENLADEVRELEAAGIDIFHIDIMDGNFVPNFGMGLQDTKLICELATKPVDVHLMIQEPARYIDQFAQLGVSILYIHPESDKQPVRTLQRIRELGVKPGIAVSPQIPIEFVKPFFSLVDYMMIMTVNPGFAGQAYLPFIDEKIIQFAAKKEKYHYQLLVDGACSPERIKCLSSHGVDGFILGTSALFHQPESYKDIVAKLRII; encoded by the coding sequence ATGAAATCTGTTGGAGGGATTGTTGTGAAGCGACTGCTATGTCCATCGATGATGTGTGCTAAGTATGAAAATCTGGCAGATGAAGTACGTGAATTAGAAGCGGCAGGTATCGATATTTTTCATATTGATATTATGGATGGAAATTTTGTCCCCAATTTCGGTATGGGCCTGCAGGATACAAAATTAATATGTGAATTGGCAACGAAACCTGTGGATGTGCATTTGATGATTCAAGAACCTGCCCGCTATATTGATCAATTTGCACAACTTGGTGTATCGATTTTGTATATCCATCCGGAATCGGATAAGCAGCCAGTGCGGACGTTGCAACGTATACGTGAATTGGGCGTAAAGCCTGGCATTGCTGTGAGCCCTCAAATTCCGATAGAGTTTGTAAAACCGTTTTTCTCGTTGGTTGACTATATGATGATTATGACAGTGAATCCGGGATTTGCCGGACAAGCTTACTTGCCTTTTATTGATGAAAAAATCATACAATTTGCCGCGAAAAAAGAAAAATATCATTATCAATTGCTTGTGGATGGTGCATGTTCGCCGGAGCGTATAAAGTGCTTGAGCAGCCACGGAGTCGATGGTTTTATTTTGGGTACGTCAGCATTGTTTCATCAACCGGAATCGTATAAAGACATTGTTGCCAAACTACGTATAATATAA
- a CDS encoding galactitol-1-phosphate 5-dehydrogenase: MKALKLYGIRDIRFETAEDPVIQNPKEVKIKVKAVGICGSDISRYAKLGPYVPGMVWGHEFSGEVVEIGSEVTKVKLGQKVTACPALYCGVCDSCKKAKFAQCEELDVIGAHRYGAFAEYIVMPEENIVPVPDSVSYDHAAVVEPSCVVVHGYYKTGIQAGDTVAVIGCGTIGLLAIQWAKIFGAKSVIAIDIDDAKLGMAKDVGADIVINSMGKEPSEEVYKVTGNKGVDISVESAGTPITSAQAFSLTGKGGKVLFVGIPYGDVMVKRLYFEKIVRNELKIFGSWNAISAPFPGKEWETSVHFIENGQLKIEPFITHRYPLRQGTEAFEMVANRKEHFGKIMFHPEE; the protein is encoded by the coding sequence ATGAAAGCATTAAAGCTTTATGGAATAAGAGATATTCGGTTTGAAACGGCAGAAGATCCTGTGATTCAGAATCCCAAAGAGGTGAAAATTAAGGTAAAAGCGGTGGGAATCTGTGGATCTGATATTTCGCGTTATGCAAAACTGGGACCGTATGTTCCGGGAATGGTATGGGGGCATGAGTTTTCTGGCGAAGTTGTGGAGATCGGCAGTGAGGTAACAAAAGTAAAATTGGGACAAAAAGTAACTGCCTGTCCAGCACTTTACTGTGGCGTGTGTGATTCTTGTAAAAAGGCAAAATTCGCACAATGCGAGGAACTGGATGTGATTGGTGCGCATCGATATGGTGCATTTGCAGAATATATCGTAATGCCGGAAGAAAACATTGTTCCGGTACCGGATTCGGTAAGTTATGATCATGCCGCTGTGGTTGAACCATCTTGTGTAGTGGTGCATGGGTATTATAAAACCGGAATTCAGGCGGGGGATACGGTAGCGGTTATCGGCTGCGGGACGATTGGGCTCTTAGCGATTCAGTGGGCTAAGATTTTCGGTGCAAAATCGGTAATTGCCATTGATATTGATGATGCAAAACTTGGTATGGCGAAAGATGTTGGTGCTGATATCGTTATCAATTCTATGGGAAAAGAGCCTTCAGAAGAAGTTTATAAAGTTACCGGGAATAAAGGCGTAGATATCTCAGTCGAATCCGCTGGGACACCGATTACTTCGGCACAGGCATTTTCACTAACAGGGAAAGGCGGCAAGGTGTTATTTGTAGGAATCCCTTATGGTGATGTCATGGTAAAACGCCTTTATTTTGAAAAAATTGTTCGTAATGAATTAAAAATATTTGGTTCTTGGAATGCAATATCTGCACCGTTCCCGGGAAAGGAATGGGAGACCAGTGTACATTTTATAGAAAATGGTCAATTGAAAATTGAACCGTTTATTACGCATCGATATCCACTTCGCCAAGGTACGGAGGCCTTTGAAATGGTCGCCAATCGAAAAGAACATTTTGGTAAAATTATGTTTCATCCCGAGGAATAG
- the hxlB gene encoding 6-phospho-3-hexuloisomerase: MKELNCIFEELHQATKKLEAVKAADLVLNMKTAKRIFVYGTGRSGLMLKAFAMRLMQLGYEVYVIGETITPSVGEGDLLIVASASGETESVCSAVEAAQKSGASVVTLTAEPKSRLANLQSPWVVIASATKFSTSDASLQPLGSLFEQMLLLLLDGISLYISEQNYAGSAGMAKRHASIE; this comes from the coding sequence GTGAAAGAGCTAAATTGCATTTTTGAGGAATTACACCAAGCGACAAAAAAACTTGAAGCAGTGAAAGCAGCGGATCTTGTTTTAAATATGAAAACGGCCAAAAGAATTTTTGTTTATGGAACCGGGCGAAGTGGTTTGATGCTAAAAGCCTTTGCAATGCGGCTTATGCAGCTTGGTTACGAAGTATATGTGATCGGTGAAACAATCACGCCCTCCGTGGGTGAAGGCGATTTATTGATTGTGGCATCGGCATCTGGAGAGACAGAAAGTGTTTGCAGTGCAGTGGAGGCGGCTCAAAAAAGTGGAGCCAGTGTAGTTACATTGACGGCGGAGCCGAAATCCAGGCTGGCAAACCTTCAAAGCCCATGGGTTGTCATTGCATCGGCTACAAAATTTTCTACATCTGATGCAAGTCTACAGCCACTTGGAAGTTTGTTTGAGCAAATGCTGTTGTTATTGTTGGATGGAATCAGTTTGTATATCAGTGAGCAAAATTATGCGGGAAGTGCTGGCATGGCAAAGCGACATGCCAGTATTGAGTAA
- the rpe gene encoding ribulose-phosphate 3-epimerase: MKEVKLSPSIFAADIVNLKQQLAILERNDVELLHVDVMDGMFVNRIAFGADHIRMLKQSTQIPLDVHLMVVRPERYIESVIDAGADIVTVHQESTTMLYHCLELIKRRGKKAGVVLSPATSPTTIQYVMDIVDMVLVMTVNPGEGKQCFLKDMLPKIHAVKDMTEGKCIDIEVDGSIDDHTAMLCQQAGANIFVSGGYIFGDEIEKRIQRLQQVLGVQRGDLL, encoded by the coding sequence ATGAAAGAAGTAAAATTGTCACCGTCGATTTTTGCAGCGGATATTGTGAATTTAAAACAGCAGCTTGCTATATTAGAAAGAAATGATGTTGAGCTTTTGCATGTAGATGTGATGGATGGCATGTTTGTAAATCGTATCGCTTTTGGCGCAGATCACATTCGTATGCTGAAGCAGAGTACGCAAATTCCATTAGATGTGCATTTGATGGTAGTTCGCCCGGAACGTTATATTGAATCCGTAATTGATGCGGGAGCAGATATTGTTACTGTACATCAAGAATCTACAACGATGTTGTATCATTGTTTGGAACTGATCAAAAGAAGGGGGAAGAAAGCCGGTGTTGTCTTGAGCCCGGCAACTTCTCCTACGACGATTCAGTATGTAATGGATATAGTGGATATGGTTCTCGTGATGACAGTAAATCCGGGAGAGGGAAAGCAATGTTTTTTAAAAGATATGCTGCCGAAAATCCATGCTGTGAAAGATATGACCGAGGGCAAGTGTATTGATATTGAAGTTGACGGCAGCATTGATGATCATACGGCAATGCTTTGCCAACAGGCAGGCGCAAATATTTTTGTATCAGGTGGGTATATATTTGGTGATGAGATAGAAAAACGAATTCAAAGATTACAGCAAGTTTTAGGTGTGCAGCGAGGCGATTTATTGTGA
- a CDS encoding PTS sugar transporter subunit IIA, whose product MSEKERAYIAIEGHAEDWEEALRLCSAELMKNACIGGDFAKACVEREKKFPTGLPTAIPVAIPHAASEEVYKTAVCVLKLDKPVKFYRMDAAEEAVEVKLVFNLAIQGRDAHLDFLQKLIGFVMDEKQLKKCTELSVKDIPSYLASVII is encoded by the coding sequence ATGAGTGAAAAAGAGCGGGCTTATATTGCCATTGAAGGTCATGCTGAGGATTGGGAAGAAGCCCTTCGGCTTTGCAGCGCGGAGTTGATGAAAAACGCTTGTATAGGCGGTGATTTTGCAAAAGCATGTGTGGAAAGAGAAAAAAAGTTTCCCACCGGTCTGCCGACTGCTATTCCGGTAGCAATACCACATGCGGCGTCTGAAGAGGTCTATAAGACAGCGGTCTGCGTACTGAAATTAGATAAGCCTGTAAAGTTTTATCGTATGGATGCAGCAGAAGAAGCCGTTGAAGTAAAACTCGTTTTTAATTTAGCAATTCAAGGGCGAGATGCGCATTTAGATTTCTTGCAGAAACTGATTGGTTTTGTGATGGATGAAAAGCAGTTAAAGAAATGCACAGAGTTGTCAGTGAAGGATATCCCGTCGTATTTGGCATCTGTGATCATTTAA
- a CDS encoding PTS transporter subunit IIC, with protein MDMLLNIVQTVLGMGAVVILPIMIFILGLIFRMKVGASLQAGLMIGIGFQGLLLVIGLLMSAIQPVVAYYQGMGSGFTTVDIGWAALGAASWTVPFAPIAVPLIILANVILIKLGWTKVMNVDMWNFIHFLIPGALAYVLFDSVVLGIVVTVGLSIVALFISEKVAPYWEKTYGLEGTTCTCLSFISYMWPLAIIVNKIIDYIPGLNKMEVDLGNLQAKVGFFGNPAFIGLVVGVLLGLITQQPFTVVTMIGMGLASVLLLIPRMVAIMMEGLTPIGNAANDFMKKQVGEDTNIYIGMDVCLGLGHPACIVCTALCIPFTILLAFVIPGMSYFPIGLLTSVCYITVMCVMASEGKLVRSLICCMVSMVLITWGANLFAVEATALVNSTQMQVNGLVTDGYFGFNLPAIIISLLSRVMG; from the coding sequence ATGGATATGCTGTTAAATATCGTACAAACGGTTTTAGGTATGGGCGCGGTTGTTATTCTGCCTATTATGATTTTTATTTTGGGATTGATTTTCAGAATGAAAGTTGGTGCATCCTTGCAGGCCGGTCTGATGATCGGTATTGGTTTCCAAGGTCTACTTTTGGTAATTGGTCTTTTGATGTCTGCGATTCAGCCAGTTGTTGCATATTATCAAGGAATGGGCAGTGGTTTTACTACAGTAGATATTGGCTGGGCAGCTTTGGGAGCTGCCTCCTGGACGGTTCCGTTTGCTCCAATTGCAGTTCCTTTGATTATTTTAGCGAACGTTATTTTGATTAAACTGGGCTGGACAAAAGTAATGAATGTGGATATGTGGAATTTTATCCATTTTCTGATTCCGGGTGCACTTGCTTATGTACTTTTTGATAGCGTAGTGCTTGGTATTGTCGTTACGGTTGGTCTTTCGATTGTCGCGTTGTTTATTTCGGAAAAAGTAGCACCTTACTGGGAAAAAACATATGGGCTAGAAGGTACCACGTGTACGTGTCTGTCTTTTATCAGCTATATGTGGCCATTGGCAATTATCGTCAATAAGATTATTGATTATATTCCCGGGCTGAACAAGATGGAAGTAGACTTAGGCAATTTGCAAGCAAAAGTTGGTTTCTTTGGCAATCCGGCCTTCATTGGTCTCGTGGTTGGTGTATTATTAGGTTTGATTACCCAACAGCCGTTTACGGTTGTTACAATGATCGGTATGGGGCTTGCCAGCGTACTATTATTAATTCCTCGTATGGTTGCCATTATGATGGAAGGTTTGACGCCGATTGGCAATGCGGCAAATGATTTTATGAAAAAACAAGTGGGTGAGGATACAAATATATACATCGGAATGGATGTTTGTCTTGGTTTAGGTCATCCAGCATGTATTGTTTGTACGGCGCTTTGTATTCCGTTCACAATACTGTTGGCATTTGTGATTCCTGGTATGTCTTACTTCCCGATAGGATTGCTCACATCTGTTTGCTATATTACGGTTATGTGTGTCATGGCAAGTGAAGGAAAATTGGTAAGATCTCTGATCTGCTGTATGGTAAGTATGGTGTTGATTACTTGGGGCGCGAATTTATTTGCTGTAGAAGCGACGGCGCTTGTTAATTCAACACAGATGCAGGTAAATGGTCTTGTTACAGATGGTTATTTCGGATTTAATCTGCCAGCGATTATTATCAGCTTATTATCAAGAGTGATGGGATAA
- a CDS encoding PTS sugar transporter subunit IIB produces MIKGLVACGSGIATSTVAQEAVKKILAEANIQATITKGNLTEIPVKQDGVDIIFVTSNYNEPTKKPIIKVFGLISGINKEGIKKEIIETCRSIENQKVEE; encoded by the coding sequence ATGATTAAAGGATTAGTTGCATGTGGGAGTGGGATTGCTACGTCAACCGTGGCGCAAGAGGCGGTTAAAAAAATTCTGGCAGAGGCAAATATTCAGGCGACGATTACCAAAGGAAACCTTACAGAAATTCCGGTGAAACAAGATGGCGTAGATATTATTTTTGTTACTTCAAACTACAATGAACCGACGAAAAAGCCGATTATTAAAGTATTTGGTTTGATTTCAGGGATAAATAAGGAAGGCATAAAAAAAGAAATTATTGAGACTTGCAGAAGCATTGAAAATCAAAAAGTAGAGGAGTGA
- a CDS encoding zinc-binding dehydrogenase, protein MDYSKGKKYRWGEKMQAAIMYGPDDIRVEEIPKPTCPSGGLILKVMAVGLCGSDIRNMGTDSRMGQYPHIFGHEIVGVVDEVDADVEIYALGDRLYIYPEDHCLKCEPCRGGHSENCLHPGDYITRQGGFADYVSVSKAQLERDAVFKLPADVSFESATLSEPLSSVFACQENIGITLGDTVVIIGAGPIGCFHAQLAKLRGAQQVIMVEINDNRLEMTKQFGADFIINSIKEDPIQRIKEITKGKGADKVISANPSVKAQAQSIYMARQGGIIVFFGGVPKGSLCELDTNYIHYNNLWIYGHFGANSLQVQKAFELAISEKFPAKKFITHILPLKEIQQGIDLSRNGTAIKVVLQPNL, encoded by the coding sequence ATGGACTATTCCAAAGGAAAAAAATATAGATGGGGTGAAAAAATGCAAGCAGCAATTATGTATGGACCCGATGACATTAGAGTTGAAGAGATACCAAAACCAACTTGTCCCTCAGGCGGTCTGATTTTAAAGGTTATGGCAGTCGGTTTGTGTGGTTCAGATATCCGCAATATGGGGACGGATTCTCGTATGGGACAGTATCCGCATATTTTTGGACATGAAATTGTCGGTGTAGTTGATGAGGTGGATGCAGACGTTGAAATTTACGCACTTGGTGATCGGCTTTATATTTATCCAGAGGATCATTGCTTAAAATGTGAACCTTGTCGCGGCGGGCATAGTGAAAATTGTCTGCATCCCGGCGATTATATCACAAGACAAGGAGGGTTTGCCGATTATGTGTCGGTGAGCAAGGCGCAGTTGGAAAGGGATGCTGTATTCAAGCTTCCGGCTGATGTAAGCTTTGAAAGTGCAACCTTAAGTGAGCCATTGTCTTCCGTATTCGCTTGTCAAGAAAATATCGGGATTACATTAGGTGATACAGTCGTTATTATTGGTGCAGGTCCGATTGGCTGTTTTCATGCACAACTGGCAAAATTGCGGGGGGCCCAGCAGGTGATCATGGTTGAAATTAATGACAACCGTCTGGAGATGACAAAACAGTTTGGTGCTGATTTTATTATCAATAGTATAAAGGAAGATCCAATTCAGCGCATAAAAGAAATTACCAAAGGTAAAGGGGCAGATAAAGTAATTTCCGCAAATCCATCGGTAAAGGCGCAGGCACAAAGTATTTATATGGCAAGACAGGGAGGTATTATTGTTTTCTTCGGTGGTGTTCCAAAAGGGAGTTTATGTGAATTGGATACGAATTATATCCACTATAACAATCTTTGGATTTATGGACATTTTGGTGCAAATAGTTTGCAAGTGCAAAAGGCCTTTGAACTCGCAATCTCAGAAAAGTTTCCAGCGAAAAAGTTTATTACACATATACTTCCACTTAAGGAGATTCAACAAGGGATTGATCTATCTCGTAATGGAACAGCGATTAAAGTTGTGTTACAGCCCAATTTATAA
- a CDS encoding class II aldolase/adducin family protein has translation MMDKDLEFKKEIVFYAKLLDEKGLVNPLEGNISIFDRESGKLYITPSGMRKSLLTPDMIAVMKDGEQIDGTKKRSSEYLLHEAALRSRPDCNAVVHTHAPHLTAFAYCNKPIQLRCSATFGLLFEDIPCLPFGQPSTKDIANGLEDAMKDHDMVLLGNHGCVCVGSELEKAVAFLEAGEEVMKIYTIAKSIGEIHDIPEEEWEKMCNTHAGSKRNRYK, from the coding sequence ATGATGGATAAAGATTTGGAATTTAAGAAAGAGATTGTGTTTTATGCAAAGCTGTTGGATGAAAAGGGATTGGTGAATCCCTTGGAAGGAAATATTTCTATTTTCGATAGAGAATCAGGCAAATTATATATTACGCCTTCTGGGATGAGAAAATCATTGCTGACACCGGACATGATTGCGGTTATGAAGGATGGAGAGCAGATCGATGGAACAAAGAAGCGCTCTAGTGAGTACCTGCTGCATGAGGCTGCACTTCGTTCACGGCCAGATTGTAATGCCGTTGTTCATACACATGCACCGCATTTAACGGCGTTTGCTTATTGTAATAAACCGATTCAGCTTCGCTGTTCTGCAACCTTCGGATTATTATTTGAAGATATTCCATGCTTGCCATTTGGCCAGCCGTCAACAAAAGATATTGCCAATGGGCTGGAAGATGCGATGAAAGATCATGATATGGTTTTATTGGGAAATCATGGCTGTGTATGTGTTGGCAGTGAGTTAGAAAAAGCGGTTGCCTTTTTGGAAGCAGGCGAAGAAGTGATGAAGATTTATACGATTGCTAAATCTATCGGTGAGATTCATGATATTCCAGAAGAGGAATGGGAAAAAATGTGTAATACACATGCAGGAAGTAAAAGAAATCGTTATAAATAA
- a CDS encoding BglG family transcription antiterminator, translated as MCRLNQRCRKIFEMLIRYPQGITGEELAQLLQVSSRTIRSDMKKMQSVLSERKSKIISAPNKGYKLCSAEEGEDLLSVLFDESGSSLDDSGGRTEFIICRLLACTFSDETITQMDLAEEMFLGLSTFKIQLNDVREQLKRYGLHIVQYKTEGICLQGTEGNLRYCISEFLAKNQEGILYRKVFSDVSMDDMDRMLQRVLNMRNLQLTDSAKTNLCIHAALALQRSKLNKIVSYSVSAAKNLESNFEYSIAKDMIEEIFHQTGVDVSFSEVYYIAQCLLTSKRIANEGNFVNKAHVRDLVKKILQEVKDKMSLDFTEDKYLIDGLSLHLSIAMARVEFHMNIRNELLNTIKKDYPLAFQMGILAGKVVREIDHIEFNESEIGYIALHFGAAISRSGIKEGIQPKNVVIVCSAGLGVAVLLKAKIEEYFHERIQVMKIIPKYEVTQTLLNEVDFVFTTVPLENMNSLKIIRINHMLKQNDISRIEEVVFRKPTIQVDDIKQFFDASNFYTGKSFDTKEICLNFLTDAAIQKGLMSEETKKSVFEREKLSATAIGEWTAIPHPIYNDIAVSSISILILDRPVKWDETSMVQVVFLLNIEKEKGSLWETVFLKLYHYIKEQNGIQSLLQKKSYEKFLNEFLKTF; from the coding sequence ATGTGCAGGTTAAATCAACGATGTAGAAAAATATTTGAAATGTTGATACGATATCCGCAGGGCATTACGGGCGAAGAGCTTGCACAATTGTTACAGGTATCTTCCCGAACGATTCGTTCCGATATGAAAAAAATGCAAAGTGTACTTTCAGAAAGAAAAAGCAAAATTATCTCTGCACCCAATAAGGGATATAAACTTTGCTCTGCAGAAGAAGGAGAGGATCTTTTATCAGTATTATTTGATGAAAGCGGCAGTAGTTTGGATGACAGCGGAGGAAGAACTGAATTTATCATTTGCCGTTTACTTGCATGTACGTTTTCTGATGAAACGATTACGCAGATGGATTTGGCAGAAGAAATGTTTTTGGGACTTTCTACGTTTAAAATACAGTTGAATGATGTGAGGGAACAATTAAAAAGGTATGGTTTACATATTGTCCAGTACAAAACAGAGGGAATTTGTTTACAAGGGACAGAAGGAAATTTACGATATTGTATTTCTGAATTTTTGGCAAAAAATCAAGAGGGGATTTTATATCGAAAAGTTTTTTCTGATGTAAGTATGGACGATATGGATCGGATGCTGCAGCGTGTTTTAAATATGAGAAACCTTCAATTGACAGATTCAGCTAAGACGAATTTGTGCATACATGCAGCGCTTGCACTGCAGCGTTCTAAGTTAAATAAGATTGTATCGTATTCGGTAAGCGCGGCAAAAAATTTAGAGAGTAATTTTGAATATAGTATTGCCAAAGATATGATAGAAGAAATTTTCCATCAAACAGGAGTAGATGTATCCTTTAGTGAAGTCTATTACATTGCCCAATGTTTGTTGACCAGTAAACGAATTGCCAATGAAGGGAATTTTGTAAACAAAGCGCATGTGCGAGATCTGGTCAAAAAGATATTACAGGAAGTAAAAGATAAGATGTCTTTAGATTTTACAGAGGATAAATATTTAATTGATGGACTGTCTTTGCATTTAAGTATTGCGATGGCGCGTGTCGAATTTCATATGAATATAAGAAATGAACTTCTAAACACAATAAAGAAAGACTATCCGTTGGCTTTTCAGATGGGGATTTTGGCAGGAAAAGTGGTAAGAGAAATAGATCATATTGAATTTAATGAAAGTGAGATAGGATATATTGCGCTTCACTTTGGAGCCGCCATTAGCCGCAGTGGAATCAAAGAGGGAATACAACCGAAAAATGTGGTGATTGTTTGTTCAGCGGGTCTTGGCGTTGCTGTTTTGTTAAAGGCGAAGATTGAGGAATATTTTCATGAAAGAATTCAGGTGATGAAGATCATTCCTAAATATGAAGTGACACAGACTTTGCTTAATGAAGTAGATTTTGTTTTTACGACGGTTCCTTTGGAAAATATGAATTCTTTAAAGATCATACGCATCAATCATATGCTTAAACAAAATGACATTTCGAGAATCGAAGAGGTTGTATTTAGAAAGCCGACAATTCAAGTCGATGATATTAAACAATTTTTTGATGCCAGTAACTTTTACACCGGAAAATCCTTTGATACAAAAGAAATATGTTTGAATTTTTTAACCGATGCAGCGATACAAAAAGGGTTAATGAGTGAAGAAACCAAAAAATCTGTTTTTGAAAGGGAGAAGCTTTCTGCTACCGCAATCGGAGAATGGACGGCGATTCCCCATCCGATTTATAATGATATTGCTGTATCCTCTATTTCGATATTAATTTTGGATCGTCCAGTGAAATGGGATGAAACAAGTATGGTGCAGGTGGTTTTTCTTTTAAATATAGAAAAAGAAAAAGGCTCGCTTTGGGAAACTGTTTTTTTGAAATTATATCATTATATAAAAGAGCAGAATGGAATTCAGTCGCTGCTCCAGAAAAAATCGTATGAAAAGTTTTTAAATGAATTTTTAAAAACCTTTTAA